From the Telopea speciosissima isolate NSW1024214 ecotype Mountain lineage chromosome 9, Tspe_v1, whole genome shotgun sequence genome, the window ACATGTAGCCATTAGCTGTTCTTGGCTTCCAGCGAAACAAAAGTTTCACCAGGAAAGCAAGAAGTTTAATGTGTACTATGAAATGGGCAAATTTCTAAGGTCCTTTATTTGAGGTCAGACATGTGATGATAGTTGCCAGCTCTCCGACTGCCATGGTTATCAAATTATTCAAATCCCTAATAGCGTAGCTCAAACCCATTCGGGTTGATAGCTTTTCAGCTCTTAACGAATTTCCATTGCCAATAGAACCCGAATGAACACCTGCGAAACAGCTCCACTACTAGATCTGAATATGCTGCCAACTCCAGATGGACTGGGTCCCCCTAAGGAAGATCCATCAAAACTCCATTTCACTACACCCTCCCTTGGTGGAGTCCGTCACTCAACTATTCAGTTTGTGAACATAAATAACTggtgtttcgatttttgagatacaacaaacaaaatttctcatcttttcctcaaaaaaaaatactggCAGAACATTTAACGATTGGTTCAGTAAATGCCCAAAGAACTACCATCCCCTGATCCTCTCAATGACCCGCAGTTCTGTTAAGAATGTATCCAAGAAACACACAAAGTGTTCCTGTCCTCCCACCAAGACCACGACGCTGCTAATAGGGTGGCCATTCGGAGTAACTTTACTCTTGCCCCAAGAGGAGGTACACGGCAaaacaacaccccccccccccaaaacgaTGTCTTTGGGAAATATCAAATCCAAATTAACTGTCAGGATTTGGCCCTGTTACAACTGCTTATTCCAAAAGCTCAGGCTATTAAGTAAGGGCTGCAACAATCTATATCAACAAACTCCCCCCCTGGTAAGTGCAGGCCTGCACACAAACATACATGGCTCTGCATGTGGCACCAAGGGGGCACAACAACAGATGACCAAACCCCTCACGCTTACCAGGGATCGAACATATTATGTTACAACCGCTCATCCCAAAAAGTTGAGATATTAAGGGGAACAACAAATATATCAACACCCCCGCCCTCGaagcccccctccccccaccatACACACAGCTTTACACGTTGTGGTGGGCGCCATCACATGGCACCAAGGGTACAAGGCATAGGGGCACAACACAACATACAAAACAAACCCCTCACACTTACCAGGGATCAAAACCCGACTTACTGGTTTTAATACCATGCtacaaccgcttatcccaaAATCTCAAGCTATTAAGTAAGGGCTATAACAATATATACTAATTACCAACAGAGAACAACAGGTCCAAACTTTTTTGGTGAAGGAACAAGTTATCAACTTTTCAACATACTACCCATTCTCCTTGCACATGACACAGACAAGGattagcatagttgtcaaggcgcagccttggcatccaggcgccttgaAAACTAGTGTCACCTTAGTGGGTGTTTTGGCCGCCTAGGTTGctttgttggtgtcgccttgtgTCCATGCCCCCTCCTCCAACGTCTTGAGTTTGCCTAGACGCCGTGATAACTATGAGGATTAGAGCCCTAATCACCTCATCTGATACGTATCCACATTCATAACCTCTTTGTGGGCTATCTCCCACCCTAGGTCCTTGCATTTAGTGGGAAGATAAGGCTTCAAAAGAACCTTATAGGGAGAAGGGACATGAGACTGCTCTTGGTCCTCACAGTAgaacaatgaaataaaaagagTTGAAAGTGGAACTGCCATTAGGACTTACAGTCCACACACTCGTCCTGTTTATCCTGAACCAGAAGCGCATTTTGTAAGCTTCCCCACAGGTCTGAACATTCTGAATTTCTGCCTCCCTAAATCCCCTCCTAAAACCTAAATTCCAATTCAGTCCACCCTCCAACAGGAGCACGTTAATTGACAATTCTATTGGACTCTAGACATTGAGTGCAACCAAGGGTATAGATCTCTCAGAGGTTCCTCTCTCCACCACAAGTGTTCCCAAAACCTTCCTCTatccatagttcaagaactcgccgagatctcggtaataaCAAGATTGAAGGCGAAATGGAGAAATACAGTGCCTCGGACAAGATCTCAGTGTTCTTGGTCAACTCGGTGGGAAACCAtggtatacaaacacttatttatgccagaaagcAGGACAGGCACTTATATCATTTTAGTAAatattatttatgaataatatcgtaagtaaatgaaataacaaatataaataaaaaatataaaagcatttacttaaacgatattaggcataaataagtgcctgtcctggtttctgacataaatgtttgtcctggtttcccactaagtcaaactcctatttggacttcgatttttcaaaatctaatagtgtcattgtgtttaaatggcccaaaataggttgcataccaactttcatgaccaaacaaggtcaaaaacccaccaaaaccatcaactgagttcaaaaaaaaaaaaaaaaaaatgcaccaacatgccgagatctcggtccaaCTCTGTTTTTTGGCTGGGAGAAACCAGTACTGAAACCGAGTTCTCAAACCTTGCCTCTATCACTGCAACCCACAGCTATATTCACTACTTATTCACTATTGTTCCTTCTCATTGTAATTGATATTAAAATCCATGTACTCTATAATATATACTGTTGATGAAAAACATCCCTCAATTATATGTCAGTCATTTTgatatatgggttattttgataTATGGCAAAGACAAAATTGCAGGACAGATAGTTTTGCTTCCtttggaaaattttctcttcccACAATCCTAGAAAAATACATTCTACCATTCTTTTGAATCCTTTTACCGACAACAAATAATATATTTTCTACTGTTAGTCTGtattgataaataaataaataaaataaaagggcaaAGCTTACCTCATCTGGTTGATTACCCTTATTGTGCATATCCTCCATCATCCGATATGCCAGGTGATATAACTTCTCCTTACAGAAGTATTTAATTAGGATATAGAAGGTATTCCAATCAGGAGATATTGTCAATTCATCCATTTTCCTCAACATATCCATGACACTTTCCATTTCCCCTGTTCTGCAATAGGCACGAAGCAAAGTATTTAACATAACCAAGTCATATTTGTTATATCTGGCTTCATACTCTCTTGCCAGCTGTTTAGCCTCTTCCAAAAGTTTACTACGACAAAATGCTGAAATCATGATACTATATGAATAGCCATCTGCAGAtatgagaaataaataaaatactgtTAACAAAGAGACGTGTCAGCTGGACTCCTACTTGATAAAAATGGAAACTGAGATCACCCAAAATTCTGAACAAATTATCAGTTACGATAAAAATAAAAGTGCCTAAGGAGAAATAATAACACGAGACTACCATCTATGATGACATGTAACTATGTAAGTAGGTGACATGTATGAAAAGCAATGACCAACAATCTGAAACAAAATGATTTGAAGACAATTCAGTCTATGTAATCTAGGACACTATTCCATGTATGCAACcagaagaaaacaaattaaCTCAATTCACAAAGTCTATACCCCAACTATGGTTGGATACACGGATTTGTCCTGCCATTCCACCTGTTCTTCCATTGAACTCTACCAACGGCCATAGAAACTGATCCAAGTGGACTTCATCAAACATATAATCACAAAATGATCAACATTCACCACCAGTAGGTAACAAACCCGGACTTCTCAATGATAATGGCACTAAATCCAGGATGCAAAATTGTAAATCTTGAGTCAAACAATTTTTTTACAGTACTGGTGAAGTATGTCATGCCAGAATAATAAATGAAGTTCATGGCCTAATAGTAAGCTGTACATATGCGTTGTAGTGCACCAGTGATCAATTGGAATAGCGATTGAgatacaaaaaatagaaacccaaaaaaattaccaaaaatgtCAGTAAGTTATTGGCCTTAGTCAAAAGATATTCAGTTGACCTCTACGTCTTTTTTTAAGAAGAGATAAGCCTAACAAAGGCTTACCAGATTTCACATCTTTCGCCTTCATTGCATCAAAAATTGATTTAGCTTCATGTATATGCCCTGCCTTTCCAAGCCCATCCATTAACAAACAGTATGGCATCTACACAATTAATTTGTATTGATTAAATAGAGGATCAACAAAGATTGCATGACaagctaaaagaaaaataagagtaTAAGACAGTCCAGCAAATTAAGcaacccccctccccaaacaaaaaaaaaagagaaataaaccTGCATGTGTGTTGAATTTTTATCTAGCTGTAACTCATAATTTCAATGGGTTCGTAAAATTAATTTTTGAGCACTGCGTGATCCTGAAGATGAAATTTTGGCACTTGGCTTCACCCTCTATCACCTCACCTGCATGCATATTATCTTGTAAAACCTCTGATTCAAGAAACACACTACCTAATTGAAATCTTGGAAGCTGGAAAGGACTAGAAAGCTCTAAATAGACTTTTTGCAGGAAAATAGGTGGGAAGAAAAATGGTACAACTTGCAAAATGGGAAGGTATATAGAATACTGATGTGAGATTAAATTTTAGACTTCTAGGGGCCATGAATAAGGCCTTACTATCATCGCCATCCAGGTTTAAGAAAAGAGATCAAGGGATAAACAGAGAGACCttataatgtagtcctaggtaggagtagtcccactaggaaccagggtaataggatcactaaacaaggctggccgattgggacagcttaggctaattagggcagaattagggttagggtttggatgagttacgaaattctgcaatttagggcagaattggatttagggttttgatggacagattgggctgcaactgagatcgagtggagggataaggctggacagattttagagtgaggctagggttatgggaatcgattagggttaagtggaggattaagaagaggaatgaaattgcagaattactaaactacttacttgaattaacactgatctccaacagtagcagattgaagaaaagctaagagaggacctcccgatctacaagatgcaaggagtcgattggagatccaccaatcccttcaccttgatattactcacaaggcacactcacgatggagcaaaagCAGCAACAAATGCAGCAaacataaagctgagtttttattaatcaaattcgtatgtaatgctggcctcccttacaaacttatatagaagactcaaaaatagacttagacactaaaaaggaatggcctaaccctatccctaacctattaggtaacttagaCTGACTaagaaactagaatactaaaggaaatagactcaaaacatggctggacttatagagtcctaatccagcccaacttacatcacatgaccacttaagttgtcacatgaccacttaaccaagtcacatgatcacttaaattgaaccaattggatgcaaccaatttgaaccggttcaattaaaaaacataaaaataagctaagtattgggctaatcccgtatgcaacctatatacccatattttaggcccataaaagtagcCTATTACAATAAAAACCCATGGgttcaaaggcccaacatgtatgtaacccaaccctagacttattcccaatgaaacaagccctatttggtgatgaatctgcatcaccttAGGAGTTCTAGACCCAATGAAAATCAAAGGTGAGAACAGAGAGGGAAAGAATCCATTTTAGGAGGTGAATGGCTTCAAGTAAGGAGGTAATGTAACAGATGATAAAAATGATGGTTAACGTCCATCAGGACTGAAACATTCAATCATTGATTCAGAAAGATACATTCATTCACGACCTGAATTTTGGAAGCCATTGTTGCTATAGAGGGTCAGGGAATGCCCCAACTCATTGCCACCTAAATGAGATTGATATCTAACCTATAGTTGTTATGGCGCCAAGGCAATAGCAAGCTACCATGGTGATTAGGTGGATACCAAGTTAGGACCAATGTACCAACGTGAGTTCCATGTTTTATATCCCATGCCATATTTTCCATGTGTGTGTGGATACACTGTTGCATTATAAAGGTCAAAATATAAAACATAAGGGggtaaaaattattttatagaaACTTATAAGGATAGAAACGAGAAACGCTTAAAAGTTATACATATGAAGGGCCTAAGACTGAACGTTTAGGTCTGGCACCTTGTGATGAGGACATCACTCAAGGATTTATGCAGCCACATGTCACTTCATTATGGATAAATGACCAGCATTATGTGTAgttccttttattattttgttgtatttttatttggggcCAGAATTGTTGTATGCTAATGTTGTAAGGGAGTTATTGCTGCAAAAGTAGTTAttaggttctttttttttttccttttttagggtttaaaaaaactGCATTTGGAAATGGAAGATAAGCAAGGAAGGATTGAAAGCATGAGTGATTCTATGCAATTCAAGATGGTGTGAAGCCAAgatgatcttcttctttcttctctcccttcttcttcttcgtctatCCAATCCTCTCTTTCAAACTCAATACCTACAGCAAACTACCCCTATTTAATTATCATATTTCTCCCAAccccattttcattttttaagtcCCTTCCATTATATCTTTCAACTACAGCGAACCCCAATAAATCATACTTGTTTGGCTGGAATAGGACTGATTGTGATGAAAGATGTGGTTTCCCAAACCTATCCTACACcaaatttggtatcagagcatggttAGTACAGCTTGTACATGGATCATCGAGGACGAGCTTCAGCGCCTTAAAACTGATTTATTAGAGAGATACCAGAGCCTATTTTCACAAGAGGTGATTTCTTCCCACCCGGGGAGAATTGATGAGGACATCACTCAAGGATTTATGTAGCCACATGTCACTTCATTATGGATAAATGACCAGCATTATGTgtagttctttttattattttgttgtatttttgtttGGGATAATTGCTGAGTACTAATGTTGCAAGGGAGTTATTAGGGAGTAATTGCTAGAGAAGTAGTTATTCGGGAGTAGTTATTGCTGGAAAAGCAGTTATtaggttctttttttctttttgggtttttttttttttttttgatgtagAAAAAGACTGTATTTAGAGATGCATGCAAGAAAGGAAGGAATGAAAGTATGAGTGATTCTATGCAATTCAAGATGGTGTGAAGCCAAgatgatcttcttctttcttctctaccttcttcttcttcttcttctatccagTCCTCTTCTTggattatgtacaccagaataccgtgggggtattctggtcctttgggTGTTTTAATTATGGTTTAATTATGTACTGCCGACTCTCTTTGTAAGAGTCAGCTAGAGTATGGGCAATTCTGTCCTTTGGTAATTTTTCCttcattataaatagagagcttgttTGATCTATtcagatcattcaagcattgcATTCTAATtgttctgctaacatggtatcagggCCAATTCATCTGATCTAGGTTACAAAACAACCTCCCCCccattgtttctctctcttcctcttcttctctctttctctcagcctcttcttcttcttttctgccTTTTTACCTTGCTtaaagggcagcactaatgaggtgatcgaaTGATCTAGTGCTGCCCTCCATCATACCTCATCAACCAATGATATAAAGAAGTGTTTTTtgcgatagctgctgccctttTTTGCTTCTGCGGTTTGTGGAGTTTCTctccttgaagatcaagtctcattATTGCTGGAGATTGGTTGTTcatattggagatccattctaGCAGTCCTGGACAGCATCTATCACCAGTCTACATCAACaattgaagcccccttccctataTTGAtctcactttcagggttttccaaaaccctgacactcatcgattttagggttacgGCTGTCAcatcttgctgattttttaaGGAGAGTTCTATCCATACCAGAGGAGCACTTGATCCTGATATCAGCCTCATCCTTGGAGTTTTTACAAAAAATtcaggttttctttttttggatcgATTTCTCCTGCATATCGATCTCCTTTTTCTAGTTCTTCTTGGGCTGGCTGCATTGATATCCTGTTGGTTCTATTGAGTTATTTATCTATTCCTttctggttctattgattggttTATGCAAGTATGTCAGACcttactactgctacttctggaatTGATGGACAGACAAGGACTGAGTATCTGCCTTTCGCTGCACCTAGTAAACTCAATGGAACAAACTATTTAATATGGTCCAGATCCACTTATTTAAACATTGCTGGTCGAGGACTTACTGGCCATATTAGTGGCAGTGACACAATGCCAACCGACACTGGTCCTCTTCAGGATCGATGGTTTCCAACGATGgtatggtgatgtcctatttaCGGCATTCTATGCAACCTGATCTCTGtagcaattatttattattggaTACAGCCCATCAAATTTGGAGTGCTGCCAAGGAAACTTATGAgtaggtagggaatgatgctcaggtgtatgaatTTGCAAGAAGGTTGTTagctatatggccagaataccgtgggggtattctggtcctctttcttttgttattttatttatttcgtacatgtggtttagtcccacattgctaatgtacaattgtttcatccttcattatgattataaataaagatgtgcttgggatgactaaatcatccaagcatcgagttctaaatctggtcctcttaacatggtatcagagctggattAGAACTCAGATTGCAATTCAcgatctccttccttctctaattctcgatctttcaccctttctcttctcttttcttcttttcttctcttcttccctttgtttcgttttgttcttctctgtcccatagggcagcactgatgaggtgatcaattgatccagctgctgccctcctttaCCTCATCCCATGATATGAAGATTTGATCGATTGGGTGCTGCTCTCTATTTGCTGCgaatattgaagacttcagCCTTTGTTGGACAGAAACCCTCTATACAACAAGGGATTTGTTCACTATATTGGAGCTCCAGACTTACAACAATTTACTATTCCAGCACCTGCAGCCTCTCAAGGTCGATATTTTTTCAAgatttcagggtttttcaaaaccctggcAATAGTCGCCATTGGGGTTTTATTTATCAGTTGATTCTGAATTTTTGAGGAGTGATTCTCCTCTGGCCTAGACTGATTTGactgcaatttcagcctcaatCCACTCACTGGTTGGGCATCTTCTCctcttatcgatttcagcactttcagggttttgttcaaaaccctgcaaaaatCAATCTCAAGGTTTCCTTTGTCTGgtattgctgatttttggagatatTTATTCCTTCATTATTAGAAGGCTTTCATCATTGTTGCAGCCCTTATCGTGGagattttcttgggtttctcttcacaacagcccttATCTGCGGTTTGGAATTCTTCACAGTCGTCATGGATGACtctgtggattcgactgctacttctgtGGGTGATGGAAACAGCAAACCAAATTACCTTACTTTTTCccctaatccaatcaagttggatggcacaaATTACctgctttggtctaggtctgcctcctttgccattgcaggccgtggccttactggtcatattaGGGGAACCACTGCCTACTGAGGTTGGAGCTGCTCAggacaagtggcttgccaacaatggagttcttatgtcctatCTGATCGGTTCTATGACTACAGAGCTACagcacaattttcttctccttgacacagccgCGGAAATTTGGgttgcttgcaaggagacttatggacagcttggcaatgatgcccaggtctatgaaatcaggaagaaggtccttcacactactcagggagagttgacagtctccaaatattatgctaccttgcgcagcctttggcaacaaCTGGACAATTTCTCTGACTTTCACCCAAGTACAGCTACTGATGTTGcctcctataagaagcatgtggacaagattaggGTCTACGACTTTCTGGTtggcttaaatgtggagtatgattagattcgtgttcaagtgttcggccataagccttttcccacacttgaacaatcttatgccttggtatcctctgaagagaaccgtcgggctgccatgttgcatccTCCTGTTACTGACAGATCGGCACTCcaggctgctgcccctgccactcctgcacctagtggcactgcttctcttggtgattctactactgggtctgttgtttgtgagtactgtcacaaaccttaccacaccaaggagaagtgctggaaacttcatgggaaaccggctgactttgaagctaaaagggctgccaagaccaagacaaagactaagaccaaggcccatcagac encodes:
- the LOC122638552 gene encoding pentatricopeptide repeat-containing protein At1g10910, chloroplastic-like; translated protein: MPYCLLMDGLGKAGHIHEAKSIFDAMKAKDVKSDGYSYSIMISAFCRSKLLEEAKQLAREYEARYNKYDLVMLNTLLRAYCRTGEMESVMDMLRKMDELTISPDWNTFYILIKYFCKEKLYHLAYRMMEDMHNKGNQPDEELCSYLILQLGKFGASSEAYSVYNMLRYSKRTMCKALHGKILNILVAGGLLKEAYVVAKDNAEVISRHSLKKFAVAFAKSGNLNMINDVLKAVHTSGHNIDQVRKNLCLYLFLI